A region from the Arachis ipaensis cultivar K30076 chromosome B01, Araip1.1, whole genome shotgun sequence genome encodes:
- the LOC107625904 gene encoding uncharacterized protein LOC107625904 isoform X4: MATSTTTSLFSLCSLLMAILFAYSASVQLNDPDWYFWFPLYSCACIVNLTNGVVSTKLRRKIGIITLCSGILLYLKVVLEDVAYGIAGFWSLDLSERVVREKIGSILVVMSMILQMEAFKVQTNNTLKTRVKEFSNMVKYGMLILVGFSYMLPLIFFVVLKGEMNKF; this comes from the exons ATGGCAACATCGACAACTACAAGTTTGTTCAGTTTGTGTTCCCTGCTAATGGCCATTCTTTTTGCATACTCTGCATCTGTTCAATTAAATGATCCTG ATTGGTATTTTTGGTTTCCTCTATATTCATGTGCTTGCATCGTTAATTTGACAAACGGCGTTGTCTCAACCAAACTGAGAAGGAAAATTGGCATAATTACTCTATGTTCTGGGATTTTGTTATATCTCAAAGTTGTTCTGGAAGATGTTGCATATGGAATAGCGGGGTTTTGGTCACTGGATCTAAGTGAGAGAGTTGTTAGGGAGAAAATTGGAAGCATATTAGTTGTCATGTCGATGATCTTGCAAATGGAAGCATTCAAAGTTCAGACTAATAATACCTTGAAAACAAGGGTGAAGGAATTCTCTAATATGGTAAAATATG GGATGCTGATCTTAGTGGGCTTTAGCTACATGTTACCCCTGATCTTCTTTGTGGTCCTAAAAGGAGAAATGAATAAGTTCTAG
- the LOC107625904 gene encoding uncharacterized protein LOC107625904 isoform X1 — protein sequence MSISRDIGHAKQLYFCGKRIAKEKRMATSTTTSLFSLCSLLMAILFAYSASVQLNDPDWYFWFPLYSCACIVNLTNGVVSTKLRRKIGIITLCSGILLYLKVVLEDVAYGIAGFWSLDLSERVVREKIGSILVVMSMILQMEAFKVQTNNTLKTRVKEFSNMVKYGMLILVGFSYMLPLIFFVVLKGEMNKF from the exons ATGTCTATATCTAGAGATATTGGCCACGCTAAGCAGCTCTatttttgtg GCAAGAGAATAGCAAAGGAGAAGAGAATGGCAACATCGACAACTACAAGTTTGTTCAGTTTGTGTTCCCTGCTAATGGCCATTCTTTTTGCATACTCTGCATCTGTTCAATTAAATGATCCTG ATTGGTATTTTTGGTTTCCTCTATATTCATGTGCTTGCATCGTTAATTTGACAAACGGCGTTGTCTCAACCAAACTGAGAAGGAAAATTGGCATAATTACTCTATGTTCTGGGATTTTGTTATATCTCAAAGTTGTTCTGGAAGATGTTGCATATGGAATAGCGGGGTTTTGGTCACTGGATCTAAGTGAGAGAGTTGTTAGGGAGAAAATTGGAAGCATATTAGTTGTCATGTCGATGATCTTGCAAATGGAAGCATTCAAAGTTCAGACTAATAATACCTTGAAAACAAGGGTGAAGGAATTCTCTAATATGGTAAAATATG GGATGCTGATCTTAGTGGGCTTTAGCTACATGTTACCCCTGATCTTCTTTGTGGTCCTAAAAGGAGAAATGAATAAGTTCTAG
- the LOC107625904 gene encoding uncharacterized protein LOC107625904 isoform X2: MSISRDIGHAKQLYFCGKRIAKEKRMATSTTTSLFSLCSLLMAILFAYSASVQLNDPDWYFWFPLYSCACIVNLTNGVVSTKLRRKIGIITLCSGILLYLKVVLEDVAYGIAGFWSLDLSERVVREKIGSILVVMSMILQMEAFKVQTNNTLKTRVKEFSNMCRDADLSGL, from the exons ATGTCTATATCTAGAGATATTGGCCACGCTAAGCAGCTCTatttttgtg GCAAGAGAATAGCAAAGGAGAAGAGAATGGCAACATCGACAACTACAAGTTTGTTCAGTTTGTGTTCCCTGCTAATGGCCATTCTTTTTGCATACTCTGCATCTGTTCAATTAAATGATCCTG ATTGGTATTTTTGGTTTCCTCTATATTCATGTGCTTGCATCGTTAATTTGACAAACGGCGTTGTCTCAACCAAACTGAGAAGGAAAATTGGCATAATTACTCTATGTTCTGGGATTTTGTTATATCTCAAAGTTGTTCTGGAAGATGTTGCATATGGAATAGCGGGGTTTTGGTCACTGGATCTAAGTGAGAGAGTTGTTAGGGAGAAAATTGGAAGCATATTAGTTGTCATGTCGATGATCTTGCAAATGGAAGCATTCAAAGTTCAGACTAATAATACCTTGAAAACAAGGGTGAAGGAATTCTCTAATATG TGCAGGGATGCTGATCTTAGTGGGCTTTAG
- the LOC107625904 gene encoding uncharacterized protein LOC107625904 isoform X5: MSISRDIGHAKQLYFCGKRIAKEKRMATSTTTSLFSLCSLLMAILFAYSASVQLNDPDWYFWFPLYSCACIVNLTNGVVSTKLRRKIGIITLCSGILLYLKVVLEDVAYGIAGFWSLDLSERVVREKIGSILVVMSMILQMEAFKVQTNNTLKTRVKEFSNMGC, translated from the exons ATGTCTATATCTAGAGATATTGGCCACGCTAAGCAGCTCTatttttgtg GCAAGAGAATAGCAAAGGAGAAGAGAATGGCAACATCGACAACTACAAGTTTGTTCAGTTTGTGTTCCCTGCTAATGGCCATTCTTTTTGCATACTCTGCATCTGTTCAATTAAATGATCCTG ATTGGTATTTTTGGTTTCCTCTATATTCATGTGCTTGCATCGTTAATTTGACAAACGGCGTTGTCTCAACCAAACTGAGAAGGAAAATTGGCATAATTACTCTATGTTCTGGGATTTTGTTATATCTCAAAGTTGTTCTGGAAGATGTTGCATATGGAATAGCGGGGTTTTGGTCACTGGATCTAAGTGAGAGAGTTGTTAGGGAGAAAATTGGAAGCATATTAGTTGTCATGTCGATGATCTTGCAAATGGAAGCATTCAAAGTTCAGACTAATAATACCTTGAAAACAAGGGTGAAGGAATTCTCTAATATG GGATGCTGA
- the LOC107625904 gene encoding uncharacterized protein LOC107625904 isoform X3: MSISRDIGHAKQLYFCGKRIAKEKRMATSTTTSLFSLCSLLMAILFAYSASVQLNDPDWYFWFPLYSCACIVNLTNGVVSTKLRRKIGIITLCSGILLYLKVVLEDVAYGIAGFWSLDLSERVVREKIGSILVVMSMILQMEAFKVQTNNTLKTRVKEFSNMVKYVQGC, translated from the exons ATGTCTATATCTAGAGATATTGGCCACGCTAAGCAGCTCTatttttgtg GCAAGAGAATAGCAAAGGAGAAGAGAATGGCAACATCGACAACTACAAGTTTGTTCAGTTTGTGTTCCCTGCTAATGGCCATTCTTTTTGCATACTCTGCATCTGTTCAATTAAATGATCCTG ATTGGTATTTTTGGTTTCCTCTATATTCATGTGCTTGCATCGTTAATTTGACAAACGGCGTTGTCTCAACCAAACTGAGAAGGAAAATTGGCATAATTACTCTATGTTCTGGGATTTTGTTATATCTCAAAGTTGTTCTGGAAGATGTTGCATATGGAATAGCGGGGTTTTGGTCACTGGATCTAAGTGAGAGAGTTGTTAGGGAGAAAATTGGAAGCATATTAGTTGTCATGTCGATGATCTTGCAAATGGAAGCATTCAAAGTTCAGACTAATAATACCTTGAAAACAAGGGTGAAGGAATTCTCTAATATGGTAAAATATG TGCAGGGATGCTGA